One window of the Cryptomeria japonica chromosome 7, Sugi_1.0, whole genome shotgun sequence genome contains the following:
- the LOC131072304 gene encoding protein SODIUM POTASSIUM ROOT DEFECTIVE 2 produces the protein MKWMNFLRTCCMSADATAVCFPLKKQYPPKKSGSDISEHTRLLGGQRSAVLEIRTPKLDRKSAHHVRIEEQAPSLKQNPKVVVLKVSLHCQGCAKKVRRHVSKIEGVTSIAIDLEMKKVTVVGNISPIGILESICKVKNAEMWPTSMKT, from the exons ATGAAATGGATGAATTTCTTGCGGACCTGCTGTATGTCTGCAGATGCTACTGCAGTTTGTTTTCCTCTAAAGAAGCAATATCCTCCAAAGAAAAGTGGCAGTGATATCTCTGAACATACAAGGCTTCTAGGGGGGCAGAGAAGTGCAGTCTTGGAGATTAGAACTCCTAAATTGGACAGGAAAAGTGCCCACCATGTTAGAATTGAAGAGCAAGCCCCATCATTGAAGCAAAACCCAAAG GTAGTGGTGCTCAAAGTGTCATTGCATTGCCAGGGATGTGCCAAAAAAGTGAGAAGACACGTATCTAAAATAGAAG GGGTTACATCAATTGCCATAGATCTGGAGATGAAGAAGGTCACAGTTGTGGGGAACATATCACCCATTGGAATTCTGGAAAGCATTTGCAAGGTCAAAAATGCAGAGATGTGGCCTACCTCCATGAAAACATAA